The window TTGGCCCATTTCTCGGGGGTATACCGGCGGTACATGGCAGCTCGGGATTCCCTGCAGGCAGTCCAGAGACCTGCGTCAATAGCATATGTTGACTGGTTTCCGATGGTCCAGGAAGGGGATGATGGGTTGCCGGAAGACATAGGGGCGCCAAACACATGAAGTTGTTTTTCGCTGACTTTTGCGAGGAGGTACTCGTTGGTGAATTCCTCGGGAACCGGACGGGTGCAGTACGAAGTTGCATCAAAAACGGAGAAATAGTGAACGCCTCGATAGCCCTGGCGGCGAACGGCCTTGTCCCAGATTTCATCTCGAAGCTCGCCAGGGAGTAGTGGGAAGTTGTGAAAGGTTTTCGCAGCCATAGTTGCCAGCGGACGAGTAGCGAGCGGACGAGTAGCGAGCGGGAGCTGAACCTTTTGGTGGTTGGGCGAGGAAGATTTGTTGGCGAGAATTGGCAGCCTCAAGCCGGCAAGAGAGCGCAGAAATCAGTAGCGTGAAGGTCGTTGAAACTTCTTtagggggagagggggggggcgatGGCTCATTTTATAAAGTGATGAAAGTAGTCTTTCTCCGAAAGATGGGAGTGAATGGATTAAGGTTGGTGGGAATCATGGCCAAGGGGCGTTGAGCCACTGCTTCCGCTTCACACCCAAACTCTTCCTCAGGCCTTTACCCCCTTGGTTCAAGCCCGACCGGTCACTCTGCTAGCTCATATTCAGGCAATTACTCTATCAGAACCACTAACGCACCCTACAGAATCGTCAAGGTCACATGCAGTCGGACAAGGTTCAAGAAGGTTCAAATAGGCTAGGACAGGAAGTCCTGCCCTGCTACAGTGTGGCATTGGCTACTAAAAGGGTATCATTGGGTCATTATGTCTAGTGTGTCTTGTGCCGTGTGTAATATCATGCTTTAGCCCTGCCCCGGAGGAAGACCGCATGCCTCTGCGAGTGGTATTTGACATCGGCGGGGTGCAGCGGATTGTAGACGATGCGGCATGTCTTGCACTCCATGAAGGTGGGCTTCGACGAGAGGTTGATTGTGGTCTGCACCGTGGCGACCGGCTTTGGCCGTACTTGTGTTTTTTTGGGGACGGAAGACGATTTCggctcttcttcgtctccaaGCCCGTCGACATTGGCAGTGTCCCAACGTTCTCTCGTGCTTCGTGTCCTTGACCTCAAGCCCTTCCTTAAACCTGGCCTATCGATGTCTCGGTATTCTTCATTGTGGTCTGTCGAGTCTTCCGTCGTGTCCGACGAGGGGTATATGGGCGTGCTAGGCCTCAGCCTCAGCCGGCGGGGCTCTTTCGTCTTTCGGGAAACtgggggcggcgacggcggggtGCTGATCAACTTGTCGGACTCGGACAGCAGGTCGGAGGATTCGGTGGCTGAACTCGAGCGACACGGTTTGAAATAGCTGAGGATGGAGCTCTTGGGTATGTTgcttgatggcggcgcaggcTGTGCAGGAGGAAGCCTCGGGAGGTCTGGCGTACGCGTGGCCGGTTCTGTGTCGACTTTGCGCTTCTTCATCAACGGCCCCGGGCCACTCTCATCTTCGGTCAGGCGCAATCGTTTGCTGTACGTCCGCAGAGTACGCCTGGACAACGTTAGCCCGAAGCGTGACATGTGCGATGGCGAAGATTGGATCGTACCGTTTGTCGGTTGTCGGTCTCAGGAGTTCGCGCTTGGGAGAGCTGTACTGAAGTGAGCCAAGGCAACATCTGAACCGAGGAAGACCACCTACAGCTTTGCATCTTCAACCGGGTCCATCACCCCCGTAAAGAGAATGGGTCGAAGGTGGTAGTGCTCTTGAGCTGCTAGTGCAACCTGCGATGCGGATGTGACGCGACACGCGTGATAGTATTGTTGGAGGGCGCTCGAGATATCAAAGGAATGGAGGATAACAGTGTTGGTCTGGCATGCGAGAAACACTTGGAGAGACTAGAAAAGAAAACCACGCAGTCACCAACAGAAACAAGTAGGCAAAAACCGAAGGGCGTACGCTGGCCGCGGCTGTAATTGTGGTATCTTGTCGCCTTGGTTGAGCGGAAGATGAGCGGCCCATTGCGCTGAGATGGGAGGCCCCACCATAAAAGCGCGCCACGCGAATCATGACGTGGAACCAGACGCGTCCGAGGCGCGTCGCACAGATTCACCCGCGTCATCACGTGTCATCATgtccgtcgtcttcttcgacacAGTGGtttctgctcctcctcttccaagCACTGGCAGGCGGGGTCCCTTTTGAATGCATCCCTTCTGGGGCCGGGGGATCCGGTGCCGTTCGTTGTGGGTCAAATGAGATCCGTCCccgacgccaccgccgcacCGTTTGGAACAGGCTCGACAACTCGAGCAACAAAAAAAGCGCTCAGTCTCAAAAAGTCGACTTGGCATGGGGACCTCGTAATACTTGTCGCATTTCGTGGAGTCAACAACTATGATAGTCCCTTCAATCGCCGCCGTATTCCCTCTTCTGTGTCCTGCGTCTTGGTATTGAGGAGCATTGTCGGCTCTTCTCCCggcttgccgccgccgtcttcgtctttgcCCAACACCCACGTCTGCATCACCTCTTTGATCTCTTCTGGTTCCTTTCGATTTGTTTTGGCCTCCGTCAGCCTCCACACGTAGCCCGAGTAGACGGCGACCTCtgcgacgagaacgaggatGGACCCGGCGAGTGTCAGGAATATGCGCGCGGTAATGTTCCACCAGCGGGCTGCGATCCATATCGTCGCGGCAACGCCGATAATGCTGATGAGAAAGTTGAGAATGACCATCACCTGCTTCTGCACATCGCCGAGcgtggcctcgtcgtcgccattgtCCGACTCGCGCATGGGGCGATTTACTTCAGCAAACGCATGGGCTCTCGTGGTGGCGCTGGGGAATTGCTGAGAGAACTTTTCCATCCGAGATGGCTGCTTCATCATGCGTTGGTATGTTcgttcctcttcttcgcgtcGCAGGCGAGCCATAAGGGCCTTGTACTCGGCGGACTGCATGCAAAGTATCAACAGATTGTGTCTAAACGCGGACGAATGGTTGCCATGACATACAGGCTCTGGCTTTGGGGGTGGCGGAGGGATGTATATCGTGGCCCCTCGGAGCAGTCCTTCCAGGCTGAAGCCATCGACACCCTCACTCCTCAACTCCTTGAATAGGTCGAGTATCTGGCGGTGCGTAATTGGGTTACCGACAATCGGCTTCTCAAGACTGGGctcctcggcttcgggcGTCGCTGCAGAGGGCGAAGGTGCAtccgacgtcgtcgtctggaTTGCTGTGTTCGTCTTCGTGTCCAAGCCTTCCGACTTGTCCCGGTTCGATCTGACCTCAGCCAACTTCTGCAGGCCCTCTGTGATGCAAGGAGTTATTGTAAGGCGTACCATGACTGACGTGGTCTTCGTCCCTCGTGtcgcctcttcttcctgcctGTCTCACGTCGAACGTCGGGTTGATAAAAGACTGGGCGGAGACAAAAGAGAAAGCATCGATGTAAGCTCGGGGTAATGGAAGTGCGTTCGTCCCGCATCCGCAAGTCGCAATGTCAATGTGACGCTCAGTATGAAAGATCCAATGCCCAGCGGAATCCCCAAAGTTCGCATCACAATTGGGGGATTCAACGACTTACAGCCAATCAACAAGCATCAAGCCCCCCACCACTGCTCCCCCAAAAGATCGGTACGTTCCCCCGGCCAAGCTGTTTCTGGGGGGCTGCACCAACCAAGTACCTGTGAAGACCGGTACGTACCTTACCTAAGGTACGCTGTGGGAAAGAATCGGACCCGACATTCTTTGCGAGTTGAATTCTCGGCGCGGGAGGACGAAAATTAGGAGGGAAAAAAGTCGTCGACTCgtatcatcatcatcatcaccctTCCACCGTTCACAGCTTCCAATTGCCGCAATCTCCGGGTTTTGACCAGGTCTAAACGAAACTGATGCTGTCAGTCTCCTTGAAGattctttttctcctccaTTGACACCCCTTTGGAGCATTACCGGAGCCATGCAGCTCCGTTCGGGAGCAGCGGCAGTGCTGCGCAGCACCTCGTCGATAACGTCACgatccctcctctcttcGCCTGCCTCACGATGCGCGCAATGTCGGCGAATCGCCCCTCTCGACCTCCGGTTACCTCTGACCAGCGCGCTGTACCATTCCTCATCAAGACGATCCTCTGCTTGGGGTGCTGCCGTGTCCGTCGCATCCAACATGGCCGCTAACGCAGTCAACCGCGTTATCCCCAAGGGTGACATGCACATCGATCCGCTGCGGACGGTGGCTAAGGAGATGAAGTTTTTGACGGGCAACATTCGAAAGCTTCTGGGTTCCGGCCATCCTTCGCTGGACCGGGTTGCCAAGTACTACACACAGGCCGAGGGCAAGCACATGCGGCCCCTTATCGTCCTGCTCATGTCGAGAGCCACCGCGCTGTGCCCCAAGGGTCCTCGACTGCACTCGGGCCAGGCCATTGGCGGCGTTGACACGGCGATATCCCCTCCCAAtatcctcgtcgacgtcaaccCGAGCTCGCCCCTCACGAGTGCTGCGCCCGAGCCAGCCGAGGTCGACTCTGACATCCTCCCTTCCCAACGAcgcctcgccgagatcaCCGAGCTGATCCACACGGCATCGCTTCTTCACGACGATGTCATCGACCACTCCGTATCGCGCCGCGGATCTCCATCGGCGAACCTCGAGTTCGGCAACAAGATGGCCGTCCTGGCTGGCGACTTCCTCTTGGGCCGCGCATCCGTTGCCCTGGCTCGTTTGCGCAACTCCGAGGTCATTGAGCTACTCGCCACGGTCATCGCCAaccttgtcgagggcgagttTATGCAGCTCAAGAACACCGAGCAGGATGAGCGAAGGCCCGTGTGGTCGGAGGAGACGCTGACCTACTATCTCCAAAAGACGTACCTGAAGACGGCCAGCTTGATTTCCAAATCGTGCCGGGCCTCGGCAATCCTCGGTGGGTCCGATGCCGCTTCGGTCGAGGCGGCGTACGCCTACGGTAAGAACCTGGGTCTCGCATTCCAGCTGGTCGACGACATGCTCGACTACACAAGGAGCGAGAAGGAGCTGGGCAAGCCAGCCGGAGCCGACCTAGAGCTGGGTCTCGCGACGGCCCCGCTACTGTTTGCGTGGAAGACAATGCCGGAGTTGGGTGCGCTCGTTGGCCGGAAGTTTGAGCAGGAGGGCGACGTGGCAAGGGTAAGCAACAAGCCCGTGCGATGCGATACCAATGGACAGCTATTTGTTTGGGCTTGGTTGGAGAAAAGAAGGTTATGACTAACACCGTTTCAGGCACGCGAGCTGGTCCTCCAGAGCGACGGTATCGAGCAGACAAGGGCACTGGCCCAGGATTACTCGGAGCGGGCCATCGCAGCCATCAGCGAGTTCCCCGAcagcgaggccaaggacgggCTTGTTGAAATGGCCGTCAAAGCGTTGAAGAGGACAAAGTAATCAAACTGGGCGGCAATGGCCGACCACCACCATGCCATCCATACCTGTACAAAACGAAGGAGAAACTAAACGAGGGATGCACGCATTATGGTATGTGCATTCGACACACCCTGTATAACAGACCATTGGGCTCTTTACAGAGTACATGTAACGATATTACACATCtagacggcggcgtggggggaagaggaacgGGAACCAATGAGGTAGAATTGGCCACAAACCTTCAGCTCAATAGCATACATAACTTGCTTTTCTTGATACAGGAACTGGCACGGGGGGGTGAGTGTTGAAGACGGAGGAGCAAAGAGCAAGCAAGATTCGTGCTTGGGTTCTGTCGACGTGCAGGCGTCGGGTGCAATCCCATCTGTCATCCAAGCCATCGGCAGAAGCAAGCTGCACAGGCGATTGGTGGCATGGGAATCTTTTACTCGATCGAaacaagggcaagaaggaaCTCTAAAATCCGATCCGCAACATCACGTCGTGGTTTTGTTTTAGTTTAGTTTCTTTCCTgtgagcggcggcggcggcggcgaactcCGTGGAGATGCGGTTTCCATTACGTCGCTCGGTTGCTACGTTGGATGTGCAGCGGATGAGCAGCACTGCGCAGGAAACGGCATGATGAGAGACAGGGGTTTGGCCAGGGGCCAGCGAAGCTTGATCGAAacccggcgccgaggtgtCCATTATTATCATTCTTCAGCGATGTTTATCCGATGCAGATGGAGAAGACAACGGGATCACGAAGCACGCACGGGTCACACGATGCCATTATGGCCAGGGCCCGAAACAAGCCGCAATGAACGCCGAGATTGATCACCGATTACCGGGGCCGGGTTCGCGTCTGGACAAGTGTCGAGGTATGCTCGGCTGGAGATGACTCGGTGCACGGGGACAGCGGGTGGGCTATGGCCGAGCCAGACGACCACCTTTGGGACAACTGGGCTGGACCGTCGCATGACACATGACGCTATCAAGTGGCAGAAACGATCGAGTAATAGCAACTTGTCGGTCAAGGGAAGTTTAGGTTCAAGCCGTCAttgaggccgaggcccaggcTAGAACCAATGCGAGGCTTCACCGGCTGAAGAGTCTGCacaaggaaaaggaaaagatgagaaggaagaaaggaaggCTAAAATCTCGCCCTCGGGACCGGGAGGCGCATAAAATGGCGGGTCAGATTCCCCAAAGTAGCGGTGTTTTACTCGATCATTACTCGATCAAAACTCCCAACTGAAGCTTGGACGACGCCTTAGAACCCCTTGGATCCCCTCAAAtgcaccggcggcggcagagccTGCGAAGAACAAGAGCCGATAGGCACACAAATCCGGGACAAGGCCTCGAAGCTAAAGGAGAcgaaggaggagcaggagcaggagcaaGCGCATCGGGGCTACCGACTAACATTCCGAGAACGGCCGACACCACTGCAGCGGGCTCCCACGAGGCAGGTGGTACGTATTTATCGCTGTAACCACTGACACGTGCCTCTTAATTCGCTAGCTGTGGGTGACTAAGCTCTCCCTCCAGGCGCCTAGATCGGGGAACGGCTGCGTCCGATGACGGGGCGGCCAATCAGGTTCTTCTGATAACAACATTCGAAGAAAAGATTCAGGGTCCCCGTCTCTCCCCCGACCTTCGTCTCCCTCATAGGAAAGTGAGAGAAGGGTTCGATAACGCACCCCACACAACTACACTTCGGCTAGGACACagaggccgacggcgcggTGCAGCCAGACTTGTTGGGATAGGCAACGGGCGATGAATAGTGGTCAACAACACGACAGCAGACTTGGCGGCGTGGAGGCGTCCTGGGACGGCCTCGGCTTGCTGAtccccccttcttcgccttgtGTGGCCGATCCTTGATACGCTCCTTTGTCCTTTGTCCTGTCAGAAGGCGTTGTTTATCTTATCGGGATCTGAAGATGGAAGCCCAGAAGAATGGATGGAAGGGAATGCCTGGTCTGGTATGGGGGGCCCGTCCCGCCGTCCACCTCTGTTTGGGCTCGGTGTGTGGTGGGCTGTGGATCGAACAACGGACGACTGTATTCTGAGTAAGATTCGAGACGGCggtccttcttttcctccttcttttcccccctgATTCCCTTTTcgttccctctctctctcttccttaGCCAGACTGTCTCTTCGTGGGCAACTCATGAGAGTATAGCATCAGTGTTCGGATACCCGAATAAACTCACCTTCACTTGCACGACTCATATCTATCTCACTAACCTCAATATCTCAAGCCACATCGTTCGTCTCTTATCTACCACACCATTTCCCCCGCCACCCCGCGATCAAGATAAGCTTCCACCCCCCCGATACCCTGgcccagaagaagcagcaacaAGCTGTCTGAGAACGTCTTTTCGTGGGGAAAGCTCTCCGAGACTCAACCACCTTTGCCTTATCGGGCCAGGACCTCCCCAAGCTCCAGGACGAGCTTATCGCGAACCCTCCCGACCCTCGTCACCATGACCGTCCCCCAAGACACTGCGCCGGCGCCCCTCGTGGTTCTCGTCTCAACACGCGCTGTCCTTACCTTTGCCGAAGATAACCTTGTCCTCACTCCCGCAACGATAACGGTCTCCCCAACCACCGGCAAGatcgtcgacatcgtccccgccgtcctccccAAGACCtccttcccggcctcggcgctCTACGTCAACTACGGCTCCAAGCTCCTGCTgcccggcctcgtcgacgctcACGTCCACCTCAATGAGCCCGGCCGCACCGAATGGGAGGGCTTCTGGACCGGCACGCGAGCCGCTGCCTCTGGTGGCGTGaccaccgtcgtcgacatgcCCCTCAACGCCATCCCGCCCACCACGACGGTGGCCGGcttcaaggagaagctcgccgCGAGTCGAGGCCAGTGCTGGGTGGATGTCGGCTTCtacggcggcgtcatccccGGGAACACAGATGACCTGTTGCCTCTagtcgaggccggcgtgAGAGGCTTCAAGGGCTTCCTCATCGAGTCGGGTGTAAGTCACACACTCACAAACACGCACATGCATATACACACCCAACCACAACCTCACCGAGCATGCTCTCCCAGAATATCCAACTCTTTGCTAAcccccatcctcctcccagGTTGACGAATTCCCCGCCGTCTCAGCGAAAGACGTGGCACTCGCCATGGAGAAGCTCAACGGCACGCCTACCACGCTCATGTTCCACGCCGAGATGATCCCCCCCATCGCCGACTCGGTGGGCGATGCCGTCCAGCAGTCCGAGCCGCCCCTGGCTCCCACCGGCGAGCTGCACTCTTACCAGACCTTCCTCGAgtcccgcccgccctcctTCGAGACATatgccgtcgaggagatccTGTCGCTCGCCCACCTCGCGCCGGATCTTCACCTGCATATCGTCCACCTCTCTGCTACCCAGGCCATCCCCCTTCTCAAGGAGGCCCGCCAGAGGGGCATCAACATTACCGCCGAGACGTGCTTCCACTACCTTGGCTTCGCGTCCGaggacatcgccgacggcgacaccCGCCACAAGTGCTGCCCGCCCATCCGCGAGCGCTCTAACCGCGACGGCCTGTGGGaagagctcgtcgccgaggactcGTGCATCAAGACCATCGTCTCGGATCATTCCCCTTGCACGCCCCAGCTGAAGCTCCTCCCTAGCCACCTCGAGGCCACGCCACTGCCGCCTTCCTTGCCGCCATCCCCCCCAGCCGAAGACGCCCACGCCACCAACATGCACCACTCGGACTCGGGCGTCGACATGACGATCCCTGGCGAGACCGTCGGCAAGAtcctcgccgagaagacgctcgaggacgctgccctggccgtcgccgacgccagctCGCGGGGAgacttcttcgccgcctGGGGCGGCATCTCCtccgttggcctcggcctgccgATCGTCTACACTGCCGCGAAggcgcgcgccgccgagaacccACAcgccacggcgccgtccatcgtcgacatcgtGCGCTTGTGCAGtcaggcgacggcgaagcagGTCGGCCTGGCGCACCGCAAGGGCGCGTTGCGGGTGGGCATGGACGCCGACATCTGCGTAtttgacgacgtcgacgcaTGGACGCTGCGGTCCGGCGACATGCGGTGGAAGAACCGCTGCTCGCCGTGGGAGGGCCACGAGTTCGCCGGCCGCGTTCGGGAGACGTGGGTCCGCGGCCGGAAGGTCTTTGAGTACGGCGGAGCGAACGGGGGCTTTGTCTGCGAGGGTCCGCTTGGCGAGGCTATTACCGAGAAGCGCGTGGCTTGAGAAGCAGAGTTGGTTCAATCATGTGAGATGTGGCATGGAGAAGAGTGATGGATTGGATAAGGCGCATTTTTCCGCGAGCGATGTCTTGGGTAGGCGCCATCGGTTTGGATGCATGGCGTTGGCTAGGTAGATTACGTGAATGATAAATACGATTTCAGCATGGCCTGACCTGCCTCGAGAAGGCTTCTTGGCCGACATATATTGTTTGTGGAATCATAACATCGAACGACTGGCTGAAGTGTCCGCCCGGAGAGCAATGAGAAACAGTGACGCCACTGTCGTCTGCAGCTGTTGTAGCCAGGGTTTCTATCCCATCTCGACCGACGGGATACAGGATCGTTTGTAGTACAGCAAGGTCTGGCCAAGGTGTCTAGTGGCAGCTCTGAGGTGACGGCGTTTCCACCTTGGCCGGGAGATATCCTCGTGCCGTCCCCGTCCAGACCAGACGCGCGTTGAGCCAGGAGACAATGTAATCAAGAACCTATGAAGGTTACGCTTCACCTTGCGCCCTGAGTCTGGCATACCTCAAAGTGTAGTCTCATAGAGCACCTAGAATAGTGACTGTACGATGTGACAGGAAGCAGGATTCCTTTCCTGTATCCGCACATGAGAAAGACCATTGTGGGTTATTGGTGGGATGAGATGACTGAAACAGTAATTTCGGGATCTATCTTGCATAAATGTGATAGAATTAATTGAAGCcgtgggagggggggttgtaGGTGATTCGACTAGATAGGCGTCATGCTGGTGTGAATCAACATAGCCTCATTCATCGCATCGCCTTTGGGAAACAGACCCACACAGAGCACGAATGTAAGCACTAAAACTCCAGTTGAGACCTTGTGGCTTGTACCTGGAACAAGAAGATTTCAGGCTGTTTCCAAGAGTAGCAAAAAGGAGCAGATTTGCTAAACTCCTGACAAAGTTTTGTTGCGTTCAATGCTATCTTTATTGGTGACCGTATACTGCTTTTGGCCTATATAGCTCCTCTAAGTaatcttcttcttcttttgtgAGAGTCTTCCCCTTTGCTTCAAGAGTATCTTCAACCTGTTCCATCTTCGTAAATCCCACGATAGGGCTGGTGACTCTCTTGCTGATCCAAGCCAGCGCAACATGGCTCATGGGCCAGCCTCTCTTttcggcgacctcggcgacccTGGCTCTGATGGCTAAGTCGGGCTCTAAATGCCCAAGTGAACCGCCAAATTTGCTTTCAAACTCCTCTCTCTTACTCAAAGCACGCCCTGCTGAAGAGGGCAGACGCGTAAGGCAGCCGTTGCAAAGTGGAGACCAAGGGATCAGGCCAACTCCCGTATCGTTGCAGTAACGGATCAtctccctttcttcttccctgtAGAGAAGATTATAGCAGTTCTGCATACTGATAAACATGGTCCATCCACGTGACTCGGCCGTGTGCTTTACTCATCACATATCAGCGATTCTGTGTGCATGGCGTCGATCGTCTAAGTTGACTTACTTGCATGCGGGCAAACTGGCATGCCCACATACTGCTTGCTCCAATATATCGCACTTTACCTGATCGGACAAGGTCATTCAGAGCTTGCAAGGTCTCTTCAACGGGCACAAGAGGGTCAAAACGATGGATTTGCAAGACGTCGATATAAGGCGTGTCGAGCCTACGAAGCGATGCTTCAACAGCGTTGAATattgccgccctcgagagTCCAAACATGTTTTGATAGTCCTTGGAGTTTTCTACGGGCATCAAAGCATGCTGAACGTCCTGGTCCTCGCCCACGGCGTAGAAACATTTGGTCATCAGGATGACTTTCTCTCGAGGTATGCCATACCTCTTCAGCGTCTTGCCAACGATAGCTTCCGACACGCCGTTGGAGTAAACATTGGCCGTGTCCCATGTGTTGATGCCCCTGTCGTACGCGGCTTTGAGGAGGCAGAcagcctcctcttcgtcgagTACCCAAGGTCGGATGCCGGAAGGGTCTCCGAAGCCCGCGCACCCGAAGATGGGGACTGAAATGCGGAGACCTGAGTTGCCTACTTGACGATATTCGCATTTCGTGGATCTCAACGACTCTGCCAAGCTTGGGGCAATAGTAACAGCAGAGTAGGTCATGATCGTAGTGAGATGTGGTTTCCTGACTGAAGGCGTGGTCCAAAAGGTGAGTGGAGAAAGCCGTCGTGGGGGAAGCGAGAGGACTGTACTCTGCACCTTTCTTTCTTGGGCAAGTGAGGAGTCCTGGCAACTGCTAATTTCACATGGTGATTGCGTTCAGCCTCCCGCCGAAGTAGGTGTGGTCACAAATCCCTCATTCACACGAGAAGGTTCTCAGAGTAAATAATTCGACGCAAAGCGTTAGTCCGAAAGCCTATGCAAGATGAAGGCTCAAATATAGACTAACCCGAAGAAAGCAAAAACAGTCTCTGAGTTTATCGTTGCATCATTGCCGACACCGGGTTGCCCTAGATATGGCTGTGGTGTAAAGAGTCTGCGTAAGAGATCCAGCGTTTGCTCGGCCTCCTGGTACATTAACCCCCATGCACTCTTTTCCGCGTGATCTTGTGGGGGTTTCGGCTCTCGTTCCGCTGAGGTAACTTTAACTTTCACATACTCGCTTGGCTTCACAGTCTTTGGTGCGAAATAAGAAGCCTTGGACAAGGTAAGAGCACGTGGATCCTGTAGGCGGTAACCTTGAAGACGCGGGACAACACAAGACGCGTGGAACTCATGAGTCAAGGTTGTCAAAGGTCGGACAAAGCTTCAAGAACGATGTAAAGCTTGACATAGAGTTTTGGTTCCCGGAAAACCGGTATGTTTTAGGAGCACTTCAGAAAACACTGTGTTCTGAAGGGGTTTATTGCATAAACCAGCCCATAACTTAAATTGTTGCCCGCTAGGATGCCATCCGACCGAACCACCGACGACATTGCCTGGCAACGCTATTTACCTGCATACACACTATGCATGTTCTTCGACAACCTTTACTACGAAAGAACAACCCCATGCATACGCACCCTGAGGTCACGGCTGGTCTAAGAAGATTCGACAGCCTGGTATGAAGATGTAAGCCCCAATGGGGCTGGCCTACAACTTGATCCTGGTCTACCTCCCCATGAACTCAAGGATATGTCGGCAAAATTCGACAAGCAGGTTGAGCTGTAACCAAAAGTGATAACAAGCAAGGTCCTTCATGTTTAAGGTTGCTTTTGACTCGCACGAAACTCCCGAAACATCGACCATTTTCGATTCGAGAACCGATAGTCACAGTGCATTGAAACGAAGCGGCTGTTGCGTTTAGATGCCCGTGGAAAGCATCGTAGATCAGAGACCTAGCCGCTGTAAATGTTGCAAGGAATGCGAATCTCGAGCCAAAACTTCTATAGAGTTGAGTTTTAGGGTGGTTGCTACTTAATGCATGCTCAGATTAGGCGGTGAATGGCTCTTGGGTGGGCGAGGGCAGATTGGAAGCTCGTAGTAACCATTACCCCATGTACCAAATGCTTGAGAAAGTACTTGAATATCCTTACTAGGCTTTCAGATTTCTTCCTATCCAATTGCACGATATCTCAAATTACCATGGACGACATCTGGAAATATTCGGTTGAGATTGACCGTGAAGTGGCTTTGTCTACAGGTTGCTTTACTAGTCTTGCCATTCGCATTCACCAGCGGAACGACCTGGCTGACGAAGCAACAAAACTTTCGATTCAGGACTGGGGCTCACATGTCGGTGATGGATGGGAGCGGAAGTCGGGCTCTTCGTGGAGTCCGGTTGGCAATTGGGGTGCCTTCATTTTCCCTGAATCGCTCCCTGAGCGCTTGGGTGTCATCACCTATCTCGCCAACATGGGAAACATCCATGATGGTAAGTGTCCTTACTATATTCATGCCTTAAAACTAATGAGGTGACGCAGACCTTTGTGATGACCTCACGTATGAGGAGGCTCTCAAGGAGCACAACAACCTCAGCCAAGCTATGGAGATCAGTGCCATAGCTCCCCACCAGGGACCTAAGGCACTTGATCGATccatgaagatgaagaagtaCATTTCCAAATGTCT is drawn from Colletotrichum destructivum chromosome 6, complete sequence and contains these coding sequences:
- a CDS encoding Putative NADP-dependent oxidoreductase domain-containing protein, encoding MTYSAVTIAPSLAESLRSTKCEYRQVGNSGLRISVPIFGCAGFGDPSGIRPWVLDEEEAVCLLKAAYDRGINTWDTANVYSNGVSEAIVGKTLKRYGIPREKVILMTKCFYAVGEDQDVQHALMPVENSKDYQNMFGLSRAAIFNAVEASLRRLDTPYIDVLQIHRFDPLVPVEETLQALNDLVRSGKVRYIGASSMWACQFARMQHTAESRGWTMFISMQNCYNLLYREEEREMIRYCNDTGVGLIPWSPLCNGCLTRLPSSAGRALSKREEFESKFGGSLGHLEPDLAIRARVAEVAEKRGWPMSHVALAWISKRVTSPIVGFTKMEQVEDTLEAKGKTLTKEEEDYLEELYRPKAVYGHQ